A genomic window from Yarrowia lipolytica chromosome 1D, complete sequence includes:
- a CDS encoding uncharacterized protein (Compare to YALI0D27346g, similar to uniprot|P40968 Saccharomyces cerevisiae YDR364c), with product MALLNAAPQADESPEEAQLVHKPAQRSTLADNTPTGHAQKEAFDASTFRQQHQDFKSTGVALDPSIATQGQLVHNQHVGGDNTQNNRPLKRHKKGEVGVLEGKKAYKGPWAAYDDEESTSEEEEEDDSVNDVEDNTNVVIADAETEPETVKESSILHVKGKDYLGRSFMHIPQDLGIKLTRDPGESEWHVPTRKAHTYTGHTGGVNALRLFPKAGHLLLSCGNDSKIKLWDVYHKRELIRTYSGHSRAVKDISFNNDGTRFLSASYDKSVKLWDTESGECLAQFSTGKIPNAVKFNPNNNNEFLAAMADRKIIHWDITTKETIQTYDHHLGPVNTITFVDENRRFMTTSDDKTVRVWDLQINVPIKYIADPAQHSMPSVQIHPSGNHVAAQSMDNQIVVFAAKDRFRQNRKKTFTGASSAGYAIEVNFSADGKYLMSGDTGGNAYFWDWKTCKLKSSFKAHDSALRCIAAHPQESSKLVTAGRGSEIKLWE from the coding sequence ATGGCACTCCTCAATGCGGCCCCCCAGGCTGACGAATCGCCCGAAGAGGCCCAGCTGGTGCACAAGCCCGCGCAAAGAAGCACTCTAGCCGACAACACACCGACCGGCCATGCACAGAAGGAGGCGTTTGACGCATCCACGTTCCGACAGCAACACCAAGATTTCAAAAGCACGGGAGTGGCGTTAGATCCATCCATCGCCACCCAGGGCCAGCTTGTACACAACCAGCATGTCGGTGGAGACAATACACAGAACAACCGGCCGTTAAAACGCCACAAAAAGGGAGAGGTGGGTGTCTTGGAAGGCAAGAAGGCATACAAGGGACCATGGGCAGCATATGACGACGAAGAAAGCACTagtgaggaggaagaggaggacgacagCGTGAATGACGTTGAGGACAACACCAATGTTGTCATTGCAGATGCCGAGACTGAGCCTGAAACCGTCAAGGAGAGCTCTATTCTACATGTCAAGGGCAAAGACTACCTGGGACGATCTTTCATGCACATTCCCCAAGATTTGGGTATCAAGCTGACACGTGATCCTGGGGAGAGCGAGTGGCATGTTCCTACCCGAAAGGCCCATACGTATACTGGTCACACTGGTGGTGTGAACGCACTACGTTTGTTCCCCAAGGCTGGTCATCTGCTGTTGTCTTGTGGTAACGACTCTAAAATCAAGCTATGGGACGTTTACCACAAGCGCGAGCTCATCCGCACATACTCTGGACACTCGCGTGCTGTTAAAGACATATCTTTTAACAATGATGGTACGAGGTTCCTGTCTGCATCATACGACAAGAGTGTCAAGTTATGGGATACAGAATCAGGGGAGTGTCTGGCTCAGTTCTCCACGGGCAAGATCCCCAACGCGGTCAAGttcaaccccaacaacaacaatgagTTTCTTGCTGCCATGGCTGACCGTAAGATCATCCATTGGGACATCACAACGAAGGAGACTATCCAGACGTATGACCATCATCTGGGACCTGTGAACACAATCACATTTGTGGACGAGAACCGGAGATTCATGACCACATCAGACGACAAGACGGTGCGAGTCTGGGATCTCCAAATTAACGTCCCCATCAAATATATTGCTGACCCTGCTCAGCACTCTATGCCTTCTGTACAGATTCATCCCTCTGGCAACCACGTGGCTGCTCAGAGTATGGACAACCAGATTGTGGTGTTTGCTGCCAAGGACCGGTTCAGACAGAACCGAAAGAAGACCTTCACAGGTGCATCTTCAGCAGGATATGCCATTGAGGTCAATTTCTCGGCGGACGGCAAATACCTCATGTCTGGAGACACAGGTGGAAATGCCTATTTCTGGGACTGGAAGACTTGTAAGCTCAAGAGTAGCTTCAAGGCCCACGATAGTGCCCTTCGGTGCATTGCTGCCCACCCCCAGGAGAGCAGCAAACTGGTTACTGCAGGTAGAGGCAGTGAGATCAAGCTATGGGAGTAG